A region from the Microbacterium lacus genome encodes:
- a CDS encoding LLM class flavin-dependent oxidoreductase — protein sequence MTSERMLVPRAGFILAGTHPEDDPRAGLEQTLRLFSFAEDLGYDVAGIRQRHLERGISSALPFLAAATQRTRSIRLETGVVPLGYETPFRLAEDFGTVDALSGGRVNVGISSSAPHGDLLAGLGRGDAPVDAYALIERFLEALEGHPLASEPLQTPYGPQIPRIEPHIPGLRDRVWLGGGSERSVRWAARHGLKLLLGNLSDAGGHDRFEPAQRAHLDAYYSEFVGSGIPTVGVERVIVPTTTATAPQREHYRAYAEARDARTAAPAEIGPRRVVFQRDLVGTAAQIIERLGEDPSIDGRTELRVALPYGFAEDEYRQILFDIRHAVLPALGWTPASERGAASLITADDRA from the coding sequence ATGACGAGCGAGCGGATGCTGGTCCCCCGAGCCGGATTCATCCTGGCCGGCACCCACCCCGAGGACGACCCGCGCGCAGGACTCGAGCAGACCCTGCGCCTGTTCTCGTTCGCCGAGGATCTCGGGTACGACGTGGCCGGCATCCGTCAACGACACCTCGAGCGGGGGATCTCCTCCGCGCTGCCGTTCCTCGCCGCGGCGACGCAGCGGACGCGGTCGATCCGGCTCGAGACCGGCGTCGTGCCCCTGGGCTACGAGACGCCGTTCCGCCTCGCCGAGGACTTCGGCACGGTCGACGCCCTCTCGGGAGGGCGGGTCAACGTCGGCATCAGCAGCTCCGCGCCGCACGGCGATCTGCTCGCGGGGCTCGGGCGCGGCGACGCGCCGGTCGATGCGTACGCGCTCATCGAGCGGTTCCTGGAAGCGCTCGAAGGGCATCCGCTCGCGAGCGAACCGCTGCAGACGCCGTACGGCCCGCAGATCCCGCGCATCGAGCCGCATATCCCGGGCCTGCGCGACCGCGTGTGGCTCGGCGGCGGATCGGAGCGCTCCGTGCGCTGGGCCGCACGGCACGGACTCAAGCTCCTGCTCGGCAACCTGAGCGACGCGGGCGGCCACGACCGGTTCGAGCCGGCGCAGCGCGCGCACCTGGACGCGTACTACTCCGAGTTCGTCGGGAGCGGCATCCCCACGGTCGGTGTGGAACGGGTGATCGTGCCGACCACGACCGCGACCGCGCCGCAGCGCGAGCACTACCGCGCGTACGCCGAGGCGCGCGACGCCCGGACCGCCGCCCCGGCGGAGATCGGCCCGCGTCGCGTCGTGTTCCAGCGCGATCTCGTGGGCACCGCCGCGCAGATCATCGAGCGCCTCGGCGAGGACCCGTCGATCGACGGCCGCACCGAGCTCCGCGTCGCGCTGCCGTACGGCTTCGCCGAAGACGAATACCGGCAGATCCTCTTCGACATCCGTCACGCCGTGCTGCCCGCGCTCGGCTGGACGCCCGCGTCCGAACGCGGCGCCGCGTCGTTGATTACCGCGGATGACCGCGCATGA
- a CDS encoding LLM class flavin-dependent oxidoreductase, protein MTTTDRLRLGVALEGAGWHPAAWREESSRPTELFTPNYWADLVRRADAAGIDFATIEDSFAVQSGSPFGADDRTDEVRGRLDALLIASRVAPVTRRIGLIPTVTTTHTEPFHISTGIATLDYTSLGRAGWQPKVSPRADEARHFGRRDIPEFTDREDPRLWEIAAELFAEAEDVVEAVRRLWDSWEDDAEIRDVATDRFLDADKLHTVDFERRSFRVRGPSITPRPPQGQPVIAALAHAEIPYRFAAASADVVFVTPQDIAGATAILDEVRRAERDVARTGEPLRVFADLVVFLDADEPASDRLERLDALGRPLSSDARIFAGSAAQLADEIAALGELGYAGVRLRPGVATDDLPRIADDLVPELRRRDLLAGDGGSLRGVLGLPTSVPNRYAPALAG, encoded by the coding sequence ATGACCACCACCGATCGACTGCGTCTGGGCGTGGCGCTCGAAGGCGCCGGCTGGCACCCCGCCGCGTGGCGCGAAGAGTCTTCGCGCCCGACGGAGCTGTTCACACCGAACTACTGGGCCGATCTGGTGCGACGAGCGGATGCCGCCGGCATCGACTTCGCCACGATCGAGGACTCGTTCGCCGTGCAGTCCGGCTCGCCGTTCGGTGCCGACGACCGCACGGACGAGGTGCGTGGCCGGCTGGACGCGCTGCTGATCGCCTCGCGCGTCGCCCCGGTGACCCGCCGGATCGGGCTGATCCCCACGGTGACCACGACCCACACCGAGCCCTTCCACATCTCCACCGGGATCGCCACTCTGGACTACACCAGCCTCGGCCGCGCCGGATGGCAGCCGAAGGTGTCGCCGCGCGCCGACGAGGCGCGGCACTTCGGACGCCGCGACATCCCCGAGTTCACCGACCGAGAAGACCCTCGGCTGTGGGAGATCGCCGCCGAGCTGTTCGCCGAGGCGGAGGACGTCGTCGAAGCGGTGCGCCGGCTCTGGGACAGCTGGGAGGACGACGCGGAGATCCGCGACGTCGCGACCGACCGATTCCTGGATGCCGACAAGCTGCACACCGTCGACTTCGAGCGACGCTCCTTCCGTGTGCGCGGTCCGTCGATCACGCCGCGACCGCCCCAGGGGCAGCCCGTGATCGCCGCGCTCGCGCACGCCGAGATCCCGTACCGCTTCGCCGCGGCATCCGCGGACGTCGTCTTCGTCACCCCGCAGGACATCGCCGGTGCGACCGCGATCCTCGATGAGGTCCGCCGTGCGGAGCGCGACGTCGCTCGAACCGGGGAGCCGCTCCGGGTGTTCGCCGACCTGGTCGTGTTCCTGGACGCCGACGAACCGGCATCCGATCGCCTCGAGCGACTCGATGCCCTCGGCCGGCCGCTCTCCTCGGACGCCCGCATCTTCGCCGGGTCGGCCGCACAGCTCGCCGACGAGATCGCCGCGCTCGGCGAGCTCGGCTACGCGGGGGTGCGGCTGCGCCCCGGCGTCGCGACCGACGACCTGCCCCGTATCGCCGACGACCTGGTGCCCGAACTGCGCCGACGTGACCTGCTGGCCGGAGACGGAGGATCCCTGCGCGGCGTCCTCGGCCTGCCGACCTCCGTCCCCAACCGCTACGCGCCGGCGCTCGCCGGCTGA
- a CDS encoding NtaA/DmoA family FMN-dependent monooxygenase (This protein belongs to a clade of FMN-dependent monooxygenases, within a broader family of flavin-dependent oxidoreductases, the luciferase-like monooxygenase (LMM) family, some of whose members use coenzyme F420 rather than FMN.) — MSTRARKQIILAAYVGGVNEHTAWEHPDAGSQIAFDTFRQVAQTAERGRFDYFFLAEGLALRERAGRVFEHDIAGRPDTLAVLASLAAVTDHIGLIGTLSSTFNEPYELARQLASLDHLSGGRAGWNVVTSWDAFTGQNFRRGGFLTREERYTRAEEFVRTVQELWDSWAEDAIVADKQSGRFLADDTVGRFSHAGAQFDIEGRFTVPRSPQGRPVLVQAGISPQGRDFAAANSDLIFSPFSRQPEAQEFYADVKSRARSFGRNPDDLKIIPGAGFVLGDSRADAEEKARHILEQQLSDKAVQVQFEQLWNRDLSAYDIDGPLPSIDPDPEAPPIIQGKAFIYQDRFETVRRWRALAEEKGLSIRGVAAEVSARADFIGTPEQVADALDAFIQNDGADGVVLGGHVTPGGIDEFVDKVVPLLQERGSLRTEYTGSTLRENLGLPVPERRGALAATV; from the coding sequence ATGAGCACGAGAGCACGCAAGCAGATCATCCTCGCCGCCTACGTCGGCGGTGTGAACGAGCACACCGCCTGGGAGCACCCCGACGCGGGCAGTCAGATCGCTTTCGACACGTTCCGCCAGGTCGCCCAGACCGCCGAGCGCGGGCGGTTCGACTACTTCTTCCTCGCGGAGGGCCTCGCGCTGCGCGAACGCGCCGGCCGTGTGTTCGAGCACGACATCGCCGGGCGTCCGGACACGCTCGCGGTGCTCGCCTCCCTCGCCGCGGTGACCGACCACATCGGTCTGATCGGAACGCTGAGCTCGACCTTCAACGAGCCGTACGAGCTTGCCCGGCAGCTCGCGAGCCTGGACCACCTCTCCGGCGGTCGCGCGGGCTGGAACGTCGTGACGAGCTGGGACGCCTTCACCGGGCAGAACTTCCGGCGCGGCGGGTTCCTCACGCGTGAGGAGCGCTACACCCGGGCCGAGGAGTTCGTGCGCACGGTGCAGGAGCTGTGGGACTCGTGGGCGGAGGACGCGATCGTCGCCGACAAGCAGAGCGGGCGCTTCCTGGCCGACGACACGGTCGGGCGCTTCTCCCACGCCGGTGCGCAGTTCGACATCGAGGGCCGGTTCACGGTGCCGCGGAGTCCCCAGGGGCGCCCGGTCCTCGTGCAGGCGGGGATCTCGCCGCAGGGCCGGGACTTCGCGGCCGCGAACTCCGATCTGATCTTCTCGCCGTTCTCGCGTCAGCCCGAGGCGCAGGAGTTCTACGCCGACGTCAAGTCGCGGGCGCGGAGCTTCGGGCGCAACCCCGACGACCTCAAGATCATCCCCGGCGCCGGCTTCGTGCTCGGCGATTCGCGGGCGGATGCCGAGGAGAAGGCCCGGCACATCCTCGAGCAGCAGCTCAGCGACAAGGCCGTGCAGGTCCAGTTCGAGCAGCTGTGGAACCGCGATCTGTCGGCGTACGACATCGACGGGCCGCTGCCGAGCATCGACCCGGATCCCGAGGCCCCGCCCATCATCCAGGGGAAGGCCTTCATCTACCAGGACCGCTTCGAGACCGTGCGGCGCTGGCGTGCTCTGGCGGAGGAGAAGGGCCTCAGCATCCGCGGTGTCGCCGCCGAGGTGTCGGCGCGCGCCGACTTCATCGGGACGCCCGAGCAGGTCGCCGATGCGCTTGACGCGTTCATCCAGAACGACGGCGCCGACGGGGTCGTCCTCGGCGGGCACGTCACGCCTGGCGGCATCGACGAGTTCGTCGACAAGGTCGTGCCCCTCCTGCAGGAGCGCGGATCGCTGCGCACCGAGTACACGGGCTCGACGCTGCGCGAGAACCTCGGCCTGCCCGTCCCCGAGCGTCGCGGCGCGCTCGCCGCGACGGTGTGA